TGAAACGGGAACTGGAAAAGAGCAGAAAGAAAGGAAATGTAGCCTAAATCTGATGTTGGAACAAACTATTTTTGCGAAAAACCCTTGACACTACCCCAAAATAGATGTTGCAGACATTAAAATAATATGATTTAGATTCAAAACCATTCAAAAAATCTACATATTGTCCTCCTTCATACTTGACAACTCCAATTACACCATCAATGCCATAATAATGTATATCTAATTGAACAGTGTCTTTATATATTTTTTGTGATTGATCTTCAAGAAACAAAGCATCTTCAGGTGATATACAAGAATGGCAATTCGCTGTTGTGGAAACATAGAAATAACCTGACCCCCAATCACTTTTTATTGGAGATCTTTCATACTTTATATAAGCAAATATAAAGAGAAATATTAAAAATAATACTATAAAAATTTTCTTTCCAAATTTCAGCATCTTTAACCTTATTTCTGTATTCTAGGAATAGTTATCAAATTATTCTGAAAATTATGTCTCTTGTTTCCATTATATTTCCTTATTACTGGTTGGAGCATTTCTATCCAATCATAGGAAATTTTCAGCGGCGTGGGCCTGGTTTCTATTCGGCCCAGTGGTTTCCGTTGTAGTTCTTGGCGGTGTCGGCGTCCATGCCGATTTGGCGCACAAGGTCTTCCATGCTGGCAAATTTCTGTTCCGGGCGCAAATAGGCCATCAGGTCGAGCACCAGGTGCTGCCCGTAGATATCCTCGCTAAAGTCGAGAAGGTAGGCCTCGATAGCCATCTGGTGGGGCCCGGGCGCAGAGGGCTGCACTCCGATATTCACCACGGCGCGGCAAATGCGGCCATCCGCAAGCCTCGCGGACGCCACGTACACGCCGGATTTCGGCAGGAACTTGTACTGTTCCACCTGCAAATTCGCGGTCGGGAACCCGATGGTATGCCCGAGGCGCTTGCCCACGACTACGGTTCCGGAGAGGCGGTAGGGGCGCCCGAGGTATGTCTGCGCGCGGGAAACGTCGCCGTTCAATAGCGCGTTGCGCACGGCAGAAGAACTCACGCGTTCGCCCTTGTGCAGCACGATGGAAAGCATCTGCGTGCTGAGTTCCGGGAACGCGGCGGTAATCGTCTCGTAATTACCCTTGCCGCCAGCGCCAAAGCAGTGGTCGTGCCCGAAGAACATGGAGCACACGCTGCGCTTCTCGATAAGTTCCTGCCGCACAAAAACATCGAACGGGAGTTTCGCCACTTCGGGCGTAAACGGCAGCACCAAAAATTCGAGCCCGAGACTTTCGATGAACTCGCGCTTTTCTTCGGTGGTGGTAAGGAGCAGCGGGTCGCCAGGGCCGCGCAGCACATAGTTGGAATGGGGTTCGAAACTGATAACGGTCGGAGTCCAGCCGTTCACTTCGGCAACGGCCTTCAGGGTACGGAAAAGCGCCTGGTGCCCCAGATGGCACCCGTCAAAATTACCCATCGTCACGGCTCTTTTCTGTTTGCTTGCAGTCGACATCATCAGTCGTCCTCCGCGAGGAAAACCTTGGGCCAAAGGCGGCCCGGTTCGTAGCGGCACAGGCTAAGCACCTCGCCATTTTCGTTTGCCGCAAACACGAGGCAATCGGCGTCAAGACCCACCGGGGTCTCTTTCCACGGGATCCAATTGCCGTTGCGGATGACGGCCATTTGCTGCCCATCCAAGCGGACCACCGGATAATTGAGCACCTCATTGACCGGCACCAAATGCGAAGCCTTGAGTTCGTCCCCGCGCACGGCGCGTTCCAAAGTCACGCCCCCAATGCGGTGACGGCGGATTTGCGATACGCAGCCGCACGTACCCAGGGCGCGGGCCAAGTCCCTGCCGAGGGAACGGATGTAGGTACCCTTGCTGCAATCGCATTCCAGGTCAAACGTCGCGAATTCCCTGCCCGAACAGCCTTCGGTCACGCCCCCCTCGCCCACCACCTTGAGCGAATGAATGGTCACAGCCCGTGACTTGAGTTCCACTTCCCTGCCACGAACCGCAAGGTCACTGGCGCGGTGGCCGTCGACCTTGATGGCCGAATAACGGGGCGGCACCTGCTCTATGTCCCCGGTAAAATTAGGTAGTACCGACTGGAGGGCGGCACGGTCCAGATGCCCCAAAACCCCTTGGGGGTCACGGGAATCCTGTTCCACCACATTGCCATCCCACTCGAGTGTATCGGTTTCGTAGCCCAAATGCAAGCGGAAAGTGTAGCACTTGTCCTTGGATTCCACAAACGGCAAAAGGCGCGTCGCGCGGCCCATGGCGGCAACAATCAGGCCGGAGGCACGCAAGTCAAGCGTGCCCGCGTGGCCCACGCGTTTAGTACAAAAGACCCTTTTCAGCGGGAAAAGGGCCTTGAAAGAGGTTTCTCCCGCCATTTTATCCAACAGGATGAAACCGGAAGGAGTCAACTAGAGTTCCCCTTTTTGCTTGAGCTCCGCGAGAATGCCTTCAATGTGCATGGCGTGCTCCAGGTTCTCGTCCAGAACAAAGTTCAGTTCGGGGATTTTCCTTATCTTGAGCGCCTTGCCCAGCACGCCGCGAATAAAGCCCGCAGAATTGTTGAGGCCTATGACACTGTCACGCTTCTCTTTGTCGCTGCCCATCACAGACACCAGGGCCTTGGCATAGCTCAAGTCCTCGGTGATGTCCACGCGGGTAATGCTGGTGAGCGGCGTTACGCGAGGGTCCTTCAAGCCCTTTTGAATGAGCTTGCAAATTTCCTCGCGAAACTGTTCTCCCAGGCGGTCGGTTCTACGGCTCATTAGGCGTCCTTCTGTTCTTCGGCGGACTTCTTCGCCTTTTCTTCGGCTTCTTCTCGGGCCACGTCTTCGAGCGTACGGGCGACCGTCACTTCCTTGAAGAAGATCAGGCTATCGCCTTCCTTGATGTCGTCGTAACCCTTGAGGCCAATGCCGCATTCGAAACCGCGGGCGACGGACTTGACGTCGTCCTTCATTCGCTTGAGGGACTGCACCACAGTCGTGCCGAGTTCAACACCGTTGCGGTACACGCGCACATGGCTTGTACGGTCGACTTCGCCGTCGGTAACCATACAGCCGGCAATGAGGCCAACCTTCGGGACCTTGAACACCTGGCGGATTTCGGCTTCGCCAACAAGTTCTTCGCGCATGGTCGGCTTCAGGAGGCCTTCCACGGCGTTCTTGATGTCTTCGATGCAGTCGTAAATCACGCGGTAGTTGCGAATCTCGATGCCTTCCTTCTCGGCCATCTCGCGCACAGAGAGCGAGGGCATAAGGTGGAACGAGATGATGATAGCCTGTGCCGTTGTCGCAAACAAGATGTCGGATTCCGTAATGGTGCCCACACCCTTGCGGATGATGTTGACACGGACTTCCTTGTTGGTAAGCTTTTCGAGGGAAGCAGCCAAGGCTTCGGCGGAACCACCCACGTCGGCCTTGACGATGAGGTTGAGTTCGGAGAGCTTGCCTTCCTTCTTCTCGTTGAACTTGCCTTCCAAAGAAGTGACGGAACGGGCACGGAGGTCGCGTTCACGAGCCGCCATACGGCGCTTGGAAGCAATTTCGCGGGCGGTCTTTTCGTCGTCCACCACCACAAGGTCGTCACCGGCCTGCGGAGTTCCGTCAAAGCCGAGCACCTGGCACGGCGTAGAGGGCGGAGCCACCTTCATTTGTTCGCCACGTTCGTTGAACATGGCGCGGACACGACCGGCGTAAACGCCGCACACAAACGGATCACCCACATGGAGCGTACCGTTCTGCACCAAAATGGTCGCCATGGAGCCCTTGCCAATGTCGAGTTTGGATTCGACCACGGCGCCACGAGCGTGGGCATCGGGGTTCGCCTTGAGTTCCTGGACTTCGGCTTCAAGGGCCAAAATTTCGAGGAGCTGTTCCATACCCTGACCGGTGCGTGCAGAAACTTCCACACAGCTGGTCTGGCCACCCCATTGTTCCACTTCCACACCCCGTTCGGCGAGCTGGGCGCGGATCTTGTCGGGGTTTGCCGTCGGCAAGTCAATCTTTGTAATAGCGACAACCATCGGCACGTTCTCGCGCTTGGCGAGCTCAATGGATTCAACTGTCTGCGGCATCACCATGGAGTCGGCGGCGACCACAAGCACAATCACGTCGGTCACCTTGGAACCGCGGGCACGCATGGCACTAAAGGCTTCGTGACCCGGGGTATCGAGGAACGTGACCTTGCCCTGCGGGGTCGTCACTTCGTAAGCACCGATGTGCTGCGTAATGCCACCCGATTCGCCAGACACCACGTGGGTCTTGCGGATCCAGTCGAGCAAGGAAGTTTTACCGTGGTCCACGTGGCCCATGACTGTAACCACCGGGTGACGCGGCTGAAGATTTTCCTGGGATTCCTCTTCGACACCCAGGGCGGTTTCTTCGTATTCTTCCATCAACTGGGCTTCGTAACCGAACTCGTCGGCGAGAATCTGGATGGTTTCAAAATCGAGGCGGGCGTTGATGGTCACCATCATGCCCATTTCCATGCACTTCGCAATCACGCGGGCGGGCATGGTATCCATAAGACCGGCGAGTTCGCCCACGGTAATGAAGTCGGAAGTCTTGAGGATCTTCTTTTCTTCGCCGGCGGCACCATCGCTGTGGTCCTTGTGGTAAGTCTTTTTGACGGGTTTCTTGGAAAGGTCAGCCATCACGCGGGAGACGTTCTGGCGAACCATCTCCTGCTGCTGTTCCTTTTGCTGGTCCATGCGGTCGCGGCCGTTGTGGCGATTCTTGTCGTTGCCATGACGACCATTCTGGCCCTTGCCACCAGCCTTGCCGCCTTGACCGCCGCCCATAGGCATTCCCATGCCACCCTGGCTAGCGTTAAAGGCTTCTTGCATGGAGCCGCTGGAGAATCCTCCGCTACGGCCCGTATAGCCGCCGTGGCTGCTAGCACCGGCCATACCGGGACGACGATTGCCGCTATTGCGGTTGTCACCACCGTTGTTGCGCGGGCCAAACGAACCCGTGTAACCCTGGGCATTGCCCTGGCCGCGGTTGGGACCACCCGGACGGCGATTGCCCGGACGTCCTGTACCCTGCTGCTGTTGCTGGGATTTGGCGATACGCGCCAAGATGGCGGCATCGGGTTTAAACACTTGCGCCTTCATGGGAGGCTGCTTGAGCTCCGTGTTGGCAGTCATCATGGTCGGTGCCGGAGGAGGCACTGGCTTCGGGTCCGTCTTGGGAGCGGCCGGAGCGGGCTTCACTTCGGGTTTCACCTCGGGCATTGCCTCGGGAGCGGGCTCTGCTGCTGCGGGAGCCGGAGCCGCCGTTACAGCGGGTTTCTCTTCGGCAGGCTTGACTTCGGGCTTGGCTTCGACCTTCGGAGCCTCAGTAGCAGGAGCTGCGGGTTTCTCCTCGGTCTGCGGGGCTTCGGCAGCAGCCTTTGCCGCAGCAGACTTCAGCGTCGCCTTTGCCTTCGGCTTCGTTTCGTCGGTGGCGTCCTTTTTAGAGGCGCGCTTGATGCTCACCTTTACGCCATTCTTGATGGTCGTCGAGGAAGTCGTCTTCTTCTTTTCGGCGGGGGCTTCCCCCGATTCGGACGCAGCGGACTTTTTCAGGTTCTTGGTACGCGCACTTTGCTTTGCGCTTTCAGCGGCAACAGCCTCTTCGATCTTTTCGAATTCAGCAGCAGGCACCTTGGACACCTGAGTCAAAACCTTCACGCCATTGTCGCGCAAAAGTTTCATCACAAAGTCACTCTTGACTCCATGTTCACGAGCCCAGTCTACGGGTTTAATCTGTTCTAAATTACTACTCATTAACTAGCCTTATTAAAATCCTTGATTTTTTGCGTCCAGAATCGAATGGGGTTCGATTAAGCTTCGGTGGATTCCCCTTCTTCGGTTGCAGCAGCCGGTTCTTCGGCAGCGGCTTCTTCGGCGGCAGGGACAGCGAACAAGCTTTCGGCCTTGTGGAGCGCATTGCGGCGAAGTTCCTGCGGGCGCGGAGCCAAAACCTGAGCCTTAGCATCTTCATCCTTCTCGGACCATTCCTTTTCGCCGAACACGTCAAGGTCACGACCCACCAACTGGGCAGCAAGCTTCACGTTCTGGCCATTCTTGCCAATGGCCTGCGCCAAGTTCTCGTCGTTGATCACGACCACAGTACGCTGCGTCCCCGGGACTTCGGTGAGTTTCACCACGTTGGCCGGAGAAAGGGCGCGCGTGATGAACACGTCGAGGTCCGGATTCCAGTGGACGATGTCGATGCGTTCGTTGCCGAGTTCGCGGACAATCGTCTGCACGCGGGCACCCTTCATGCCAACGCACGCGCCCACCGGGTCAATCTTCTCGTCACGGGAGTACACGGCAATCTTGGCACGGTAACCCGGTTCACGGGCAACACCCTTGATTTCGACAGTGCCTTCGTAGATTTCGGGAACTTCCTGGCGGAAGAGTTCCTTGAGGAAATCGCCGCTGGCGCGGGAGAGAACCACCTGGGCTCCACTCTTGAGGGAATCCTCGACGCGGGCGATCACGGCCTTCACGGACTGGCCTTGCACCAGGCGTTCGTGGCCAATCTGTTCACGCGGCGGAATTACAGCTTCGGTCTGCTTGCCGAGGGACACAATCACATTGCGACCTTCGAGGCGGAGCACTTCACCGCTGATCATGGTACCGATACGGCCACGGTAGGTGTCCATCACCTTCTGGCGTTCGGCATCGCGAATCTGCTGGGTCAAAAGCTGCTTTGCAGTCTGGATGGCTTGGCGACCAAAGGCAGTCGTGGGCACTTCCATTTCGAGAACGTCGCCGGCCTGAGCATCTTCATTGAATTCGCGGGCCTCGTCCAC
The window above is part of the Fibrobacter sp. UWP2 genome. Proteins encoded here:
- the ribF gene encoding riboflavin biosynthesis protein RibF, with the protein product MMSTASKQKRAVTMGNFDGCHLGHQALFRTLKAVAEVNGWTPTVISFEPHSNYVLRGPGDPLLLTTTEEKREFIESLGLEFLVLPFTPEVAKLPFDVFVRQELIEKRSVCSMFFGHDHCFGAGGKGNYETITAAFPELSTQMLSIVLHKGERVSSSAVRNALLNGDVSRAQTYLGRPYRLSGTVVVGKRLGHTIGFPTANLQVEQYKFLPKSGVYVASARLADGRICRAVVNIGVQPSAPGPHQMAIEAYLLDFSEDIYGQHLVLDLMAYLRPEQKFASMEDLVRQIGMDADTAKNYNGNHWAE
- the truB gene encoding tRNA pseudouridine(55) synthase TruB, whose amino-acid sequence is MTPSGFILLDKMAGETSFKALFPLKRVFCTKRVGHAGTLDLRASGLIVAAMGRATRLLPFVESKDKCYTFRLHLGYETDTLEWDGNVVEQDSRDPQGVLGHLDRAALQSVLPNFTGDIEQVPPRYSAIKVDGHRASDLAVRGREVELKSRAVTIHSLKVVGEGGVTEGCSGREFATFDLECDCSKGTYIRSLGRDLARALGTCGCVSQIRRHRIGGVTLERAVRGDELKASHLVPVNEVLNYPVVRLDGQQMAVIRNGNWIPWKETPVGLDADCLVFAANENGEVLSLCRYEPGRLWPKVFLAEDD
- the rbfA gene encoding 30S ribosome-binding factor RbfA, whose product is MSRRTDRLGEQFREEICKLIQKGLKDPRVTPLTSITRVDITEDLSYAKALVSVMGSDKEKRDSVIGLNNSAGFIRGVLGKALKIRKIPELNFVLDENLEHAMHIEGILAELKQKGEL
- the infB gene encoding translation initiation factor IF-2, with amino-acid sequence MSSNLEQIKPVDWAREHGVKSDFVMKLLRDNGVKVLTQVSKVPAAEFEKIEEAVAAESAKQSARTKNLKKSAASESGEAPAEKKKTTSSTTIKNGVKVSIKRASKKDATDETKPKAKATLKSAAAKAAAEAPQTEEKPAAPATEAPKVEAKPEVKPAEEKPAVTAAPAPAAAEPAPEAMPEVKPEVKPAPAAPKTDPKPVPPPAPTMMTANTELKQPPMKAQVFKPDAAILARIAKSQQQQQGTGRPGNRRPGGPNRGQGNAQGYTGSFGPRNNGGDNRNSGNRRPGMAGASSHGGYTGRSGGFSSGSMQEAFNASQGGMGMPMGGGQGGKAGGKGQNGRHGNDKNRHNGRDRMDQQKEQQQEMVRQNVSRVMADLSKKPVKKTYHKDHSDGAAGEEKKILKTSDFITVGELAGLMDTMPARVIAKCMEMGMMVTINARLDFETIQILADEFGYEAQLMEEYEETALGVEEESQENLQPRHPVVTVMGHVDHGKTSLLDWIRKTHVVSGESGGITQHIGAYEVTTPQGKVTFLDTPGHEAFSAMRARGSKVTDVIVLVVAADSMVMPQTVESIELAKRENVPMVVAITKIDLPTANPDKIRAQLAERGVEVEQWGGQTSCVEVSARTGQGMEQLLEILALEAEVQELKANPDAHARGAVVESKLDIGKGSMATILVQNGTLHVGDPFVCGVYAGRVRAMFNERGEQMKVAPPSTPCQVLGFDGTPQAGDDLVVVDDEKTAREIASKRRMAARERDLRARSVTSLEGKFNEKKEGKLSELNLIVKADVGGSAEALAASLEKLTNKEVRVNIIRKGVGTITESDILFATTAQAIIISFHLMPSLSVREMAEKEGIEIRNYRVIYDCIEDIKNAVEGLLKPTMREELVGEAEIRQVFKVPKVGLIAGCMVTDGEVDRTSHVRVYRNGVELGTTVVQSLKRMKDDVKSVARGFECGIGLKGYDDIKEGDSLIFFKEVTVARTLEDVAREEAEEKAKKSAEEQKDA
- the nusA gene encoding transcription termination factor NusA — its product is MAKKNEPKVNLLEVLKGVVEAKNMDDSVILNALRQALISAARKYLHIDKKIEVDIDTEKNDIHVFLRVEVVDDFPDYDPSMTADEVEKLDEGYMLVDEAREFNEDAQAGDVLEMEVPTTAFGRQAIQTAKQLLTQQIRDAERQKVMDTYRGRIGTMISGEVLRLEGRNVIVSLGKQTEAVIPPREQIGHERLVQGQSVKAVIARVEDSLKSGAQVVLSRASGDFLKELFRQEVPEIYEGTVEIKGVAREPGYRAKIAVYSRDEKIDPVGACVGMKGARVQTIVRELGNERIDIVHWNPDLDVFITRALSPANVVKLTEVPGTQRTVVVINDENLAQAIGKNGQNVKLAAQLVGRDLDVFGEKEWSEKDEDAKAQVLAPRPQELRRNALHKAESLFAVPAAEEAAAEEPAAATEEGESTEA